The sequence AGACTTGTATGGTATTGCATGAATATCCTAATGCTGGTGTTGCTTTCGATCCTTCATTCAGCGATCCGCTCaagtatcatgaactagttggtggatttagtGTCTCCACTGGATATTCTTACGTGTATCTTGAAATATGGCAGAGATCCGGTCACATTGCAACCACCAAGAAGTGTGAGCTTGCTTACTTTATGATAATGCAAGTAGAAGACATGTTGCGTGTCATAAATAACATGCGGACCAGATACAAAGGTACCTTCACTGAAGATGTattctttgattgggaatacaattTCAATGTGGGGTGGCTTCGTTAGAGAATTGATGCCATTAAGGAGACACGACATAAAAATGTACCTCTTTCTAATGATGTTGTAATGgagacaaaggctaaaattgctAGGCTGACTAGagagctggagttggagaaggcTTCTCTGCAAAGCATGAAGATAACGCTTTCTGAAGAGCCAAAACCATATTTTTCCGACTTTATTTAGTTTCGTTTCCATGATCTCTTGAaacttgaacttctgagagacgtGAGGTTTTATTCGGTTTtgattttttggttgattttggaTAAGTAAGTGAACGACGGTTGTGGGGAttttattttggatttgatagagattttatttAAGTAAATGAACTTTGATTAATTGTTGAAAGGAATTCAATTACTCAAGTATTGCATAAGTTTTGAAGGAATTGAAAAAacaggtgaaagaaaatcctaaatacaAAGTTCAAATGTTTGGGTGTTCGTGCTTCAAACATCCAATACCTCAAACGTCGAATGTCTCAGGCGCCAAATACTTTGAGCCAGTTCTCTTATATTACTTCCACACTTGCCTTTCCATCCACATTAACAGACTTGGTAATTATAAAACGTCCTAccaatttgagttttttttttcagaatGAAGATTGCGcctagttgctttgagaactaaatctccttcatgaaatttgttaggcttgattGTTATTACTATGAATATATTTTGTTGGTTCGGCATTTTTTCTGCAGTGGGATTccacacttgtgcagacatcgaaGCTTTCCAATTTTttggcacatgtggacactcatgCAAGGTTATAGGGGGAATACCCAATATATTCTTTGTCGTGTTTGGACATCATTTCAGTAATGAATATTGttggtaaaatattgttgtgGTGAAGTTACCCATTCATATTGTCTTGCATTAACAGAGTTGCTAGcaaaattgagtccccatgctaggagaaCGTGTGGGAGAATATATGACATATACATAGGAGGAAGAGACTTGCCCTAGCGCGAAATCTCTTGATGAATGACAATGCATCTTCTCcgggttcttgcttcaacctcatcAGAGTTCAAAACTCCTCCAAGTATTTTGATGATGGAGTGTCTactaaatcttctggatcagaactttcttcatcgGAGAGATGTGCAATTGGAGATACCTTGTCAGTGGTCATCTTTTCAGCATGTATCCACATTCGTCCaacaatcatgtcatatcctggatcctccctgattatataaaacttggtctTTGTCCAGTTGAACCTATCTTCACCtcgagagtgatgtagccataaacatctctgagcgttccttcatgttCCCTAATCGAGATGGgatcatgagtagcttcttgttgaGTGATGCTGCAACCCTGAGAATCTTCAATGTGATAATGTTTACAACAGTACCAACATCGATAAACGTTCTCCTGAATTCATTTCcttgagattgattgtggtaagcattccccagtcgtacatctctttgtctgtggctggaggctcatgAGCATTTCCATGATGGACAGACGTCTTCCAGACATGATATGATTCAGAGATggaaacatgtctttcctttgcaCTTTTGACAGATTGAGAACTTTACATATATGGTCCAACAAAGATTGAACTGcttcattgacatgatgtttaGATAGAGTAAATGTATGAATTAGGAGAGGGTCCCTGTGCACTCCTCAGTCCCCACATGAAGCTCTCATGACTCAACCTTTTATTTGAAGATACCACTACGGGAAAAACATTGATCAACTACACCAGAAAACAGTTGTCATATGATATATGACGACAATTAGGTTGCACAAGGGAGGGAGGGGGGAGGTCCTCAAttatttgcaaatcttcaataATAGTCGCAAACACAGTTGTCGTTCCATTGTATACCACGCTTGGCTCAGTTGTGAATGTctttcgaaatttcttctttatgcCCAACACAACTCTTTCTTGGGTTGTGAAAAGAACTCCTACACTACACTTGTTGGGGTTGTAGAAAATTAGTTTACAATTATGGTTAGATCGTTGTATGTGAATTCCTTAACAACTATTATTAGAGTTGTATGTGAATTCTTGGTCCTCAATTATTTGCAACTCTTCAGTAATAATCGCAAACATAGTTGTCGTTCCATTGTATACCACGCTTGGCTCAGTTGTGAATGTctttcgaaatttcttctttatgcCTAACACAACTCTTTCTTGGGTTGTGAAAAGAACTCCTACACTACACTTGTTGGGGTTGTAGAAAATTAGTTTACAATTATGGTTAGATCGTTGTGTGTGAATTCCTTGACAACTATTATTAGAGTTGTATGTGAATTCTTTGACAACTGGGAAGAGTTGTATGTCATTTCTTTGACAACTTTGGTTTGAGTTGTAAGTCATTTTTTTGACAACTTTTCATAGCAGTTTTGGTTATTTTTcatttgtgaaaaaaaaaaaatgaaattggtcACAACATTCAAAATATACCAGCATTCATTAAAATGTAAACCATTAAAATGTGAAAGCATTCAAACACTTGATTCATCAACAATTTACAATGTAATCATTCACCAAATACACTAGATTCTTTTCAGTGTTGTTAATCACCACATATATTCTCATAATGCATCCACATAGAACTGGAACACAGGATATTGACCATTTCCTTCAGCTCTTACAAGTTTATGTCGCATGTAGGTAATACATTCACATAGATTTCATGAGTGGTGGATTGTTGCTTACCATTCTCATCTAAGACAGCTCTTAGAAATGTTTTACTGACAAAGCAATCACTATTCATATACTTGCCGCTTAACCCTATTGATTTCATTATGTCACTCATAAGGCTTTTGTACTTAAGACCGCAGTCTCCTCCGCTGCAAAAAAGCAATAGATCAAAGAAAACACTTGTTAGAAAGAAGTAAACAGAAGCAAGAACAAACACAATAGCTAGAGCTAGATATTGAAATGTACAGATGTAAAGGATAGTAAGTATAGTATGAAGTGCACAACCTTATGCGGCTCAAAGAAGAGATTGCTCGAAGAGCACTCCTGATCATGTCCTCGTTTCGATCCACTACTTGCTTCACAGCAACATCTAGCTTCGGCTTGTAAATTGATAGTTTTTTGGAGAGGATCAACCAAAGAATCCAAAACTGAGACATAAGAAAATAAATTATATAATCAGTAGGCCAATGGCAGTGAAGGAAAATTAAATCATACTCCACAAGTATTACTAACCTGCGAGAACAGCAGCAGGACACTTGTCTGCAAGCTTCGAGAGTATAAGATGGCAAGGCATTTTGACATTATAATAATCTGGAAAAAGCAGAAAATGAGAGGAAAATTACTAAAACCATTCAATTGTTTTCgaattcatgatatttccttgtttAAAAAGTAGTGTAGATATTGttgaaccataaagtgacacaCTTGTCGCGAAGAAAGAATCTTAACTACGCAACCAACAACTGGAAGAATTTCAGTAAGAAAAACTCACCATCCGAAAGGTATGGAACAATGAATAAGGAAGGATTCACTTGATCGAGACAACTATCGAGAAATGTGTCAACACATTCAAAAGCTGCTTTCTTAGCTCGAGCCCGTCATCCACAATGTGCTTGAAAGGACTAAGATCTACAGTCCATAAGAACTGTAGACATAAAAATTACCAGATTGTTCACTAGCTTGGTCTTTCTTAGCTACCAAAGTATATGAATCAGTATTGTTCCCATTACAGTCATTTGTCAGAGCTCGTGCACAAGGTTGTGATgagattttttcttcatctttaataTGGTTGTTCAATTAAATAGGCAGTTCTTTCTCtatcaagttcatgaatttagttTCGCCGATAGACATTTTCGAGTCCATATCTTTAGTTTCTTCTGCAAATCTGAATGAGAATCTTAATTACTTCATTTCCCAAACACTAAGAACAAAGAACCATTAAGGattgaaaaaggaaaaaacaagTAATGTTGGACGAGAAGTTAACTGTCATAGTTACCTAAATGCTCGTCAGCTTGCTGGTCATTCATAGTTGTGAACGCATCAGCCGGAATAGAATATGGAAATGATACAATATGTTCATAGTCGAGTTGAGTATGGTTATCCGATTATTCTAAGCATCACTACCAGATTATAGCTTCACCAGTTATTCAATCCCTAGCCAATCAACCAGATATCACAGTTCACAAATCCACCTGCAACTCCATCAATAACAACTGATTCAGCAATTCAACACACCCATCTTGAATCGAATAACTGTAAACCCTAAATTTGAACCAATTTGCACAAGCCCATCTCAGATTCAGTTCTTTCTCCCTTGTACGCAGTTGAACAAACCCCAAAtacatttcaattcattcaaaccctaaatttctccaGATTCAATCATCAAAACCCTGTTGAGTTCAAGAATCCATATTGATCTCTTCTGAATTACAACAACAGACAACTCAAATTTACCCCATCACTAATCTTCTTTCATCTCTTGAAATTCAGTCGAACCCATTCATCTGGATCTGATTTCTTCATCAACAGAAAGATTGGTCTCTCTAACAATTTACATCGTCTTTTCTTCGTCTCTTGCATCTCAAAATCACCATACCCACAATAGCAGATTAATATTCATCTTCTCGATTTCTCTGAGTTATGGAGAAGCCAtggcttcttttctttcttctctgaatttGAGAAATAAGGTAACATGTTTTGAAATTTTAAATTCTAGATTTAcggttattaaaaaaaaaaacgaagcgGCTACTGATTTCAGTTGAAGCCATGGCCGATCTGTAAGTGGAAGAGGAGGGGGGGAATTTTTTTGAGCTAGGGTTTTCTTCGGAGGCGGAAGATTTGAGAGATTAGAaacgaagaaaaaggaagttaagagaaatttattttgatgttttatataaaaaaattggACGGTAGAGATTTGATTTAAGGATGGTCATACGGATTAGGGATACTTTGGACGGTAGAGATTTGATTTAAgactgtcatacggatcaaggcaagtgtgttttctttgtgctttctctttgtgcttttgtgctttctctttgtgcttccggtttgaatttagACTAGTCACGTAgttcatgaagtaattttgactagCCATACAgatcatgaagtagctttagtatATGATACattatcgaaatcgataaatatgaagctccgggagggttccgacttcaaacttagcataatacatcatcgaaatcgataaatatgaagctcagtgtcgattcgaacttcaaatatggtataacggcataaaaactatgaaccaagaaactctgagagggttatgacttcaaagttagcaggatacatcatcgaaatcgataaatatgaagctcagtgtcgattcgaacttcaaatgtggtataacggcaaacaaactatgaaccacgaagctctgggagggtttaGAATTCAAACTTAACATGATACTTCATAGAAATAGGTAAATATGAAACtcaatgtcgattcaaacttgAAATGTgctataacgacatacaaactatgaaccaagaaactCCGGGAGggttcagacttcaaacttagcatgatatatcatcgaaattgataaatatgaagctcagtgtcgattcaaactttaAATGTGCTATAATGGTATACAACTATGAATCAAGAAGCTCGGGGAGggttcagacttcaaacttaACATGATACATCATATAAATCGATAAATTTGAaactcagtgtcgattcgaacttcaaatggggtataacaacatacaaactatgaaccaagaagctccgggagggttacgacttcaaacttagcaggatacatcatcgaaatcgataaatttgaagctcagtgtcgattcgagaaagaaagtggctccgagattgaaacctggccgtgagtgaaCTACTATAGGTCGGAAACTTGgcaagaacgatgaattcatccatttacaggtaagattccttcagaaaattcgatgaaaccttaaacaaaccctattctagcatattgtatgcataccctggctccgagatcgaaacctggtcgggaatggactactataagtcagaaacttggtaagagcgatgaatccatccattcaCAAGTaacattccttcggaatattccccaaaaccttaaacaaaccctatttttgcATATTGGATGCATACCCTGGTCCCGAGATCGAAACTTGCccgtgagtggactattataagtcggaaacttggtaagaacgatgaatccatccatttacaggtaagattccttcggaatattcaacagaaccttaaacaaaccctattctggcatattgtatgcatatcttggctccgagatcgaaacctggccgtgagtggactattatatgtcggaaacttggtaagaaagaTGAATTcatctatttacaggtaagattccttcggaatattctttgAAACATCAAAGAAACCTTTTTCTGGCGATTTCGAGAAAGAAAATGGCCCCGAGCTCAAAACCTGGCCGgaagtggactattataagttggaaactttgtaagaacgataaatccaaccttgcataggtaagattccatcggattattctatgaaaccttaaacaaaccttattctggcgacttcgagaaagaaagtggctttgagctcgaaacctggccgggagtggactactataagtggaAACTTCGTAAAaacaatgaatccaaccattcgtaggtaagatttcatcggaatattctccgacaccttaaacaaacccttttctggcgacttcgagtaagaaagtggctccgaggtcgaaacctggtcgggagtggactactataagtcggaaacttcgtaagaacaatgaatctaaccattcataggtaagattccatcgaaatattttccgaaaccttaaacaaaccctattctggcgacttcgagaaagaaagtgtccccgagctcgaaacctgtccaggagtggactactataagtcggaaacttcgtaagaacgatgaatccaactatTTATTGGTAAGTTTCCATCGAAATATTCCCCGAACATTAAACAAACCCTCTTTTGTATATTTCTACCCAATCTCAAAAGGCCTAAATTTCTAGAATTTACTGTGTGTGTGTGGAGGGGGGGTGGGTACGGGGACGGGGGTGGGGTGGGAGGGTGTGTTTGTGTTAGAGAAAATAGTTTTTAGCAAAAGTGAAAAATatttagcagaagtgagaaaaatttaaCGGAACCGGAGACCAAAATATTTTTTAGCAAAAGTGAGAAATCTTTAGCAGAAGTGAATAAAAttttagcagaagtgagaaaaatttaaCAGAAGTGTTTATACCTCTACGACAACTCTTATAAAGGTTCTGAACAGTGATCACAAAAAAAATGCACAAAACAAACAATATTGTGAACCAGGAAGGATGGTTGATGACTTGTGCTAACACATAATAGGCTTGTGTTTGGATCTCTCCAAAACTCATTTTTTGAAAtggtattttttttatcttcaacaacacttatgaaTGTTGTTATACAGTTATTCACCACCTTTACGATATGAGTTGTTAAAGTCTAAAGGTGGTCACTACTCTTTGCAACTCTTTTCACACAAAACGTTGTGGTTTTGATTCTCATCACTACTCTTTGGTCCTCTCTGGTCCTAAGAGTTGGACGTTTTTTACTTTGACAGCTTTTTGTTTGAAAAAAGTTGTAAAACATGCCACCTTTTACAACTTTAAAAATACGAGTTGTCAATCTACAGTTGTAGATTACTATTTTTCCCATAGTGTACGCAtcaaaatattgcagtcacttgttggatgattgacgaacctatgaaagatACAATATCTAGGATTCTCTGTTACCTTTTCAGTCAGCTTTCTCCTAATaaatggaaatttgattgcaccatcttggatccatatTTCTAGCAACTCGAttacttcttcaatgggaagagGGAAATTTGAGTCTCTCTGATTATTCATTTTGATGCTGGGTCGGCACTTGTGCATTTCGAGTTTGATTATCTTTCTTCTGCGCTTTCGAAGGAGCCTGGGATATTGGAGTTGCATGCTTTTGTGTTTCGGCAGCTTTCCTTTTACTTCCTTCAACGACGACGTttatggaaggttggagattgtactgcttgttgaccAGCCGTCAAAtcagagagggtgacttgttctgaaacgaagaagtattttctatagaagccattaatcatttctccccaattggtGATGCTTCCTGATACGATGGTGTTGTATCATGTGTATGCTATACCCGTCAGAGACTTTAGAAAACTccttcagacggacaacatggttgtattCACGCTCTCCCAATGATTCCAAGAATAGTGAAACATGTTCTCaagcattgcatgttccatcataaagcgTGAACGTCGTAGAAGTGTAACCTTTGGAAATAGGAACTTGTGCACGTTGAaggatatggaggctggtgatGATGGACTGAGGATGTCCTATCCTTCCCACGATCCTCCAAAAGGAATTTCAAATCTTCACAAGTTATGAATCTTGGTTGATCCTTTGCTGGTGGATTATCCAGAATGTTTCAGATTTTATCATCTCCTAGAACATGGATTGGGGTGATTGTTCAGATGATAGTTGCTCTGTCAGAATCTTCAGATAAGTGAGAAGTTCTTTTTGTGCTGCAATCATATCTCCATAAGATCAGCTATGAAAAGGATTAttcattacttcttcaggagtccTCCCAGAGAGAGAATTGTTGCATGTACTGGTATTAGTTTCATCACGGACACCGGTATTGTTGATTTGAAGGGTAGTATCACCGCTGTTGGAAATGGGAAGAGTGACTGGAGTACTACCACTGTTGATAGTGCTATCATTGTTTGGGTtagggttaggatttgtaactgagcctgacctaagatcaaccatttttgaCGAATTGGGATTGCAATCGAGAgcttaatctcccactgtggtcgccaatcttttgatgggtgaaaacgatttactggtttttgaGGAAAATTAGAGGGTTGTGCAACATGCAGATCCTCAATTGAGCAAATTACCTAAAACTTTAATAGATGCACTGCTCGGGAGTgttttgagtttgagagatcaatctataagactccGACCTAAATTAattaaatggtcgttccagagtcaattcggtcacaaaaaagGACGAGAGtcgatctgtagaagggaagctgagaagtgtgtgagatcaatgataattgaaggattgtggatgtgttcgAGACTTCTGCATGCAAgttttgtgaactgttgagttcaggTAAGTTCAAATCCGATGATTTTGATTAAGTTATCCTTCATGGATTGATGAACCTACTTATATTGCAAAGACGGTTGCATAGGAGTGGAAGAAtatggaagtgggaaatcgtggttgaaCCAGTTCCACATTGCGcgagagacttggttgattgtctatccactactttgctaatttCTTCAACTGctagcacgacttactcacatactgcttgcatgacttactcacatttttcATCGTGGATGTGCGCACGTGATGTACATTGTACACCAAAGaatatcccctcatgtgacatgattgatgtctcatgaatgtggagtctgcaaggcagacatgtatttaattggtcaattgttgacttggcTAGACCATGAGTCCTatccttgatgagtcgagcataatggaCGAATGTGatatgctctgagactcatggatttaGCATAAGCTGTCTGCTGGCCCAGTAATAGTGCACATACGTcgagtctgatgaattgttgttatagcattgctcggtcgaactcgcatacgttgctatctcaagcatgtttgtcaatgttagtgatcaaaactataagtcttgatctagactatttatagatatctcagactaggacatagatagtgtagttgagcctagatctctcggcgttcatcatttgaagacgaataactactaaggggagcttgtggaacttcatcaacaaaaggcgtatgtggagacttaaacccatttatcacttggaaagtctatttctactctatctcctatattgagacataagtcgtgttacgatatagttttctattatacacatttgagattttgatctgagtttatctcgcttatatatttcttgaaatatgtgatggcaagctttcgctttagccatattcatcttatattcgtgacgaaagtccgaataagatcatatgaaaattgtcgagttaTATCTAacgtggtttgtgtgatacattcATTTGGTgtagccttggaatgtttcattatgataatttcaataacttgaaaatttctttgacgaaaaatagtttgtgaactacaactatataacgtcctctaagaaagtttcaatgattgaaattaagaggtGATGatataaccatatttggatataagcatatatagtgtgttcgcacattagtgtataaatacataaaccgagaaccaagtgtatgcatatgtgtgtatacaaaattggtgaaggagacaacataagtatgcgtacccgtacgcatactggtagaagttttcgaaccgaaaatatctgctgagtttgggaattacaaactcctaaactagtcaccttaagtatgcgtacccatacgcatactggtggaagttttcgaactgagaatttctgctgagtttggaaacttaacaaactcaaatccg is a genomic window of Papaver somniferum cultivar HN1 unplaced genomic scaffold, ASM357369v1 unplaced-scaffold_137, whole genome shotgun sequence containing:
- the LOC113334945 gene encoding uncharacterized protein LOC113334945, whose product is MIIIMSKCLAILYSRSLQTSVLLLFSQFWILWLILSKKLSIYKPKLDVAVKQVVDRNEDMIRSALRAISSLSRISGGDCGLKYKSLMSDIMKSIGLSGKYMNSDCFVSKTFLRAVLDENGKQQSTTHEIYVNVLPTCDINL